Proteins encoded by one window of Pseudorca crassidens isolate mPseCra1 chromosome 3, mPseCra1.hap1, whole genome shotgun sequence:
- the STARD4 gene encoding stAR-related lipid transfer protein 4, translated as MAEPASGRVWTSQGKQMEDLPDAAVLATRLKNTLIQYHSLEDDKWRVAKKMKDVTIWRKPSEEYNGYLFKAQGVIDDVVNSVIDHIRPGPCRLDWDSLMTSLDILEYFEENCCVMRYTTAGQLWNIISPREFVDFSYTVDYKEGLLSCGISLDWSEKRSEFVRGYNHPCGWFCVPLKDSPNRSLLTGYIQTDLRGMIPQSAVDTAMASTLINFYGDLQKALQKA; from the exons GGAAAACAAATGGAAGACCTGCCTGATGCAGCTGTTTTGGCGACTAGACTTAAAAACACTCTCATCCAATACCACAGCCTTGAAGATGACAAGTGGCGAGTtgctaagaaaatg aaagatGTAACAATTTGGAGGAAACCTTCAGAAGAATATAATGGATATCT CTTCAAAGCCCAAGGTGTTATAGATGATGTCGTCAATAGTGTAATAGACCATATACGCCCAGGTCCCTGTCGCTTGGATTGGGACAGCTTAATGACCTCATTGGATATTTTGGAGTACTTTGAAGAG AATTGCTGTGTGATGCGTTATACTACTGCTGGTCAGCTTTGGAATATAATTTCCCCAAGAGAGTTTGTTGACTTCTCCTATACTGTGGACTATAAAGAAGGGCTTTTATCCTGTG GGATAAGTCTTGACTGGAGTGAAAAGAGATCAGAATTTGTTCGTGGATATAACCATCCCTGTGGTTGGTTTTGTGTTCCTCTTAAAGACAGTCCAAACCGGAGTCTTTTGACAGGCTATATTCAGACGGATCTGCGTGGAATGATTCCCCAGTCTGCAGTAGATACAGCCATGGCAAGCACTTTAATCAACTTCTATGGTGATTTACAAAAAGCCTTACAAAaggcataa